The following are from one region of the Myxococcales bacterium genome:
- a CDS encoding LamG domain-containing protein produces the protein MLPKPFSRRINAFTAVVGAGVLACLVPACQGAAEDDQDTDEEGMGGDGGEQAAGGSSNGQGGVGGKAGAGGSPGGVAGQGAGGAPGGVGGQGVGGSGAGGSSLGGGSGGAPSPGAGGTGGTNGVQGGKGGSAAMGGSGSGGMPGGAGGMPGSGGTGGSMPPSGSVVRRGLIAQYDFRETSGDTVRDTSGVGAAFDLKMFRTQYIERLNHGVKFLKAPTSGQNDGPDQTTPIIRSGGAADKINNPIRAANAFSLEVWLKPTVLKQSGPARVISLDYTNYELTNLNLMHGPPGCSDGSEGQYVQLRIGGADNACPALPTPAQPNLTGQVQHLVLTQSGKDWVLYSNGQVSAKGTHTRSPSQWNTQAGLAFGNLMHLPTPGAAHANFRYWLGELYYVGWYDVALTEAEVKTNASIPYAQR, from the coding sequence TTGCTCCCAAAGCCTTTTTCGCGCCGTATCAACGCCTTCACGGCGGTCGTCGGGGCGGGTGTGCTCGCCTGCCTCGTACCGGCCTGCCAGGGCGCGGCCGAAGACGACCAGGACACCGATGAGGAGGGCATGGGCGGCGACGGCGGGGAGCAGGCGGCTGGTGGTTCAAGCAACGGCCAAGGTGGTGTTGGGGGCAAAGCCGGAGCGGGAGGTTCCCCTGGCGGTGTTGCGGGACAGGGCGCGGGGGGGGCCCCTGGCGGTGTTGGCGGGCAGGGCGTGGGAGGTTCGGGAGCCGGTGGCAGTTCTTTGGGTGGTGGCAGTGGGGGTGCGCCTTCACCGGGGGCCGGCGGAACGGGCGGTACAAATGGCGTTCAGGGGGGCAAAGGCGGCTCCGCGGCCATGGGAGGCAGCGGTAGCGGTGGCATGCCGGGGGGCGCTGGGGGCATGCCGGGGAGCGGCGGCACAGGCGGCTCGATGCCCCCTTCGGGAAGCGTGGTCCGCCGGGGGCTCATCGCCCAGTACGATTTCCGCGAGACCTCGGGAGACACGGTGAGGGACACCTCGGGGGTGGGCGCGGCCTTCGACCTGAAGATGTTCCGCACGCAGTACATCGAGCGGCTCAACCACGGGGTGAAGTTCCTCAAGGCGCCGACGAGTGGGCAAAACGATGGTCCCGATCAGACCACGCCGATCATCCGATCCGGGGGGGCCGCAGACAAAATCAATAATCCCATCCGTGCCGCGAACGCCTTTTCACTGGAGGTGTGGCTCAAACCGACTGTGCTCAAGCAAAGCGGACCCGCCCGGGTGATATCGCTCGACTACACCAATTACGAGCTCACCAATCTCAACCTGATGCACGGCCCGCCGGGTTGTTCGGACGGGAGCGAAGGACAATATGTTCAGCTTCGCATCGGAGGAGCAGACAACGCCTGCCCTGCCCTGCCCACGCCTGCGCAGCCCAACCTCACGGGCCAAGTGCAACACTTGGTCCTCACCCAATCGGGCAAAGACTGGGTGCTCTACAGCAACGGCCAGGTCAGCGCGAAGGGCACCCACACACGTTCGCCCTCGCAGTGGAATACCCAGGCCGGGCTGGCATTTGGCAACCTCATGCACCTGCCCACGCCTGGCGCTGCGCACGCCAACTTCCGCTATTGGCTGGGCGAGTTGTACTACGTGGGTTGGTACGACGTGGCCCTCACCGAAGCGGAAGTGAAGACCAACGCATCGATCCCCTACGCGCAGCGCTGA